A DNA window from Halomicrobium mukohataei DSM 12286 contains the following coding sequences:
- a CDS encoding ABC transporter ATP-binding protein has product MTVSPAIATDGLSKRYGSTTAVADLDLTVPSGVVYGFLGPNGAGKTTTMRMLTGLVEPSEGTATVAGVPSDDRRQLVDRIGLLPEEPPLYEELTGREQLEFAADLRRVPFEQIADRALGLCDRLGLGEDLDRRVDGYSKGMRQKTAFVQAVQHDPSVVFLDEPTSGLDPRAAKTLRELIVELAADDTTVFLSTHILPVVEEIADRVGVLHDGRLVAEGPPGELIGSVETEGGADLEDAFLALTGDASEAYATE; this is encoded by the coding sequence ATGACAGTGTCCCCGGCAATCGCCACGGACGGACTGAGCAAGCGGTACGGCTCGACGACGGCCGTCGCCGACCTCGATCTGACGGTCCCCTCCGGCGTCGTGTACGGCTTTCTCGGCCCCAACGGCGCGGGCAAGACGACGACGATGCGGATGCTGACCGGACTGGTCGAACCGAGCGAGGGGACGGCCACGGTCGCTGGCGTCCCGAGCGACGACCGCCGACAGCTCGTCGACCGGATCGGTCTGTTACCGGAGGAGCCGCCGCTGTACGAGGAACTGACCGGGCGGGAACAGCTGGAGTTTGCCGCCGACCTCCGTCGCGTTCCCTTCGAGCAGATCGCCGATCGAGCGCTGGGGCTGTGCGACCGACTGGGGCTGGGCGAGGACCTCGATCGCCGCGTCGACGGCTACTCGAAGGGGATGCGCCAGAAGACCGCCTTCGTCCAGGCCGTCCAGCACGATCCGAGCGTCGTCTTCCTCGACGAGCCCACCTCCGGGCTCGACCCCCGCGCGGCCAAGACCCTGCGGGAGCTGATCGTCGAGCTCGCGGCCGACGACACCACCGTCTTCCTCTCGACGCACATCCTCCCGGTCGTCGAGGAGATCGCCGATCGGGTGGGCGTCCTCCACGACGGCCGCCTCGTCGCGGAGGGACCGCCGGGAGAGCTGATCGGATCGGTCGAGACGGAGGGGGGCGCGGACCTCGAAGACGCCTTCCTCGCGCTGACCGGCGACGCCAGCGAGGCCTATGCGACGGAGTGA
- a CDS encoding outer membrane protein assembly factor BamB family protein, giving the protein MIHSGCSLTGALLGTETVSSAPGGDEWQEFGFDTANSGNGRENRGPSTDIGTSWSFQTDDQITSSPAVVDGTVFVGSHDGALYAFDETDGTLVWQFEMTERVLSSPAVVDGTVFVGSNGPDRAVYALDTETGDEVWNYEASNWITASPTVVDGHVYVVDDNQWVYAIDAADGSERWTFAGTDSVQPPLKTAGVAVANETVYFGSRDSTVYALDANDGTERWSSSTDGQIGSPPAVVDGSVYVGSDDNHVYAFDAEDGRERWRYETGYWVEASPAVVDGTVYVGSFDGTLYALSAADGTVEWTRNVGDELESSPAVVDGTVFVGSDDTKLHAIDAENGTHRWAFRTGGRVESSPAVVNERVYVGSNDGNVYALSGDARSDSSIPELSIRNLGIASAAGLLGVGYLLRSLKTDTAETDTSNSE; this is encoded by the coding sequence ATGATTCACAGCGGGTGCTCGTTGACTGGAGCCCTTCTCGGAACAGAAACTGTATCGTCTGCCCCGGGAGGCGATGAGTGGCAGGAGTTCGGTTTCGATACAGCTAACAGCGGTAACGGCCGGGAGAACCGAGGGCCGTCTACGGACATCGGAACCAGTTGGTCGTTCCAAACAGACGACCAGATCACGTCGTCTCCCGCGGTCGTCGACGGGACCGTCTTCGTCGGCAGTCACGACGGAGCCCTCTACGCATTCGATGAGACAGACGGGACACTCGTTTGGCAGTTCGAAATGACCGAGCGCGTCCTCTCTTCGCCAGCCGTCGTCGACGGGACTGTCTTCGTCGGTAGCAACGGTCCAGACCGCGCCGTGTACGCCCTCGATACGGAGACGGGCGACGAGGTGTGGAACTACGAGGCGTCGAACTGGATTACAGCGTCGCCGACGGTGGTCGACGGTCACGTCTACGTCGTCGACGACAACCAATGGGTGTACGCAATCGACGCTGCCGACGGATCGGAGCGATGGACCTTCGCCGGGACCGATTCGGTCCAACCACCACTCAAGACTGCCGGCGTGGCTGTCGCCAACGAGACGGTGTACTTCGGCAGTCGGGACAGCACCGTGTACGCACTCGACGCGAACGATGGAACAGAACGGTGGTCGTCGTCGACCGACGGTCAGATCGGGTCTCCGCCAGCCGTTGTAGATGGGTCGGTGTACGTGGGCAGCGACGACAATCACGTGTATGCCTTCGACGCCGAAGACGGACGTGAGCGCTGGCGATACGAAACCGGCTACTGGGTGGAAGCGTCACCTGCCGTCGTCGATGGAACGGTGTACGTCGGCAGCTTCGACGGAACGCTGTACGCCCTCTCGGCTGCCGACGGAACTGTCGAGTGGACGCGAAACGTCGGTGACGAGCTGGAATCGTCGCCGGCTGTGGTCGATGGCACGGTCTTCGTTGGCTCCGACGACACGAAACTCCACGCGATTGACGCCGAGAACGGAACCCATCGCTGGGCGTTCCGAACCGGCGGACGCGTCGAGTCTTCCCCCGCAGTAGTAAACGAACGGGTCTATGTCGGAAGCAACGACGGAAACGTCTACGCGCTCAGTGGCGATGCACGGTCTGACTCGTCGATACCGGAACTGTCGATACGGAATCTGGGGATCGCTTCGGCCGCTGGCCTGCTCGGCGTGGGGTACCTCCTGCGTAGTCTAAAAACGGATACCGCTGAGACTGACACCAGCAACAGCGAGTAG
- a CDS encoding oxidoreductase, with product MARLDEPVDIGGVTVPNRLYRAPLLECAGNGEGAVETLIDELEPTAASGVGLVFQGASVVTGEGGCAAPNMTRVHDPEFVAGLERLTGAIHDHGGRIFLQLAQGGLRSMAVWHAGYRSQNPQLEQLAVSRPPWQLRVLDRAGLIDLSPRVLDTSEVYELAAQFGRVAGYAADAGYDGIHLSGANMSLLQQFCSPLFNRRDDEFGPDPGEPAAGGRRFLEAIHDAVREHADDVALVTKVPAETAAPAFVRRHLSFDDAVGLASDLVAAGYDAVVPVAVSTFWDMSIVRGAYPDRAWSAADLRGEYAAAFGGPLRARAVSLLNRLQARQFDREPGWNADLCRAVRERVDAPVLCEGGIRERATCDRLLGGADRPPAADLVGMGRPFYAEPRLGARLLAGADALCASCNNCTVPQVAGEPGRCRTPAIVRERARLAARGAYDRPGDATDESGPSGD from the coding sequence ATGGCGCGCCTCGACGAGCCGGTCGACATCGGCGGCGTCACCGTGCCCAACAGACTGTATCGTGCGCCGCTGCTGGAGTGTGCCGGCAACGGCGAAGGCGCGGTCGAGACCCTGATCGACGAACTCGAACCGACCGCCGCCTCGGGCGTCGGCCTCGTCTTCCAGGGCGCGTCGGTCGTCACCGGAGAGGGCGGCTGTGCCGCGCCGAACATGACGCGGGTCCACGACCCCGAGTTCGTCGCCGGGCTCGAACGGCTCACCGGCGCGATCCACGACCACGGCGGCCGGATCTTCCTCCAGCTCGCACAGGGCGGGCTGCGCAGCATGGCGGTGTGGCACGCCGGCTACCGCAGCCAGAATCCACAGCTCGAACAACTGGCCGTCTCGCGTCCGCCGTGGCAGCTCCGGGTCCTCGACCGCGCGGGGCTGATCGACCTCTCTCCGCGCGTCCTCGACACCAGCGAGGTGTACGAGCTGGCCGCCCAGTTCGGCCGCGTTGCGGGGTACGCCGCCGACGCCGGCTACGACGGCATCCACCTCTCGGGGGCGAACATGAGCCTGCTCCAGCAGTTCTGTTCGCCCCTCTTCAATCGGCGAGACGACGAGTTCGGTCCCGACCCCGGCGAGCCGGCGGCGGGCGGGCGGCGGTTCCTCGAAGCGATCCACGACGCCGTCCGCGAGCACGCCGACGACGTGGCGCTGGTGACGAAGGTGCCGGCCGAGACCGCCGCGCCGGCCTTCGTCCGCCGACACCTCTCGTTCGACGACGCCGTCGGCCTCGCGAGCGATCTCGTCGCGGCGGGCTACGACGCCGTGGTCCCGGTCGCGGTGTCGACGTTCTGGGACATGAGCATCGTCCGTGGGGCCTATCCCGACCGGGCGTGGTCGGCAGCGGACCTGCGAGGGGAGTACGCGGCGGCCTTTGGCGGCCCGCTTCGAGCCCGCGCCGTTTCGCTCCTCAACCGCTTGCAGGCCCGACAGTTCGACCGCGAGCCCGGCTGGAACGCCGACCTCTGTCGAGCGGTCCGTGAACGGGTCGACGCGCCCGTGCTGTGCGAGGGCGGGATCCGCGAGCGAGCGACCTGTGACCGACTGCTCGGTGGGGCCGACCGGCCGCCGGCCGCGGATCTGGTCGGGATGGGGCGGCCGTTCTACGCCGAGCCGCGACTCGGCGCGCGCCTGCTCGCCGGTGCGGACGCGCTGTGTGCCAGTTGCAACAACTGTACCGTCCCGCAGGTGGCCGGCGAGCCGGGTCGGTGCCGGACGCCAGCGATCGTCCGCGAGCGCGCCCGACTCGCCGCTCGGGGTGCCTACGACCGTCCCGGCGACGCCACCGACGAGTCGGGGCCGTCCGGCGACTAG